From Deferrisoma camini S3R1, the proteins below share one genomic window:
- a CDS encoding bifunctional 2-C-methyl-D-erythritol 4-phosphate cytidylyltransferase/2-C-methyl-D-erythritol 2,4-cyclodiphosphate synthase — protein sequence MSAWGVVAAGGSGRRMGSGVPKQFLALAGAPVLVHTLRALGRWPGFAGLCVAAPADSLDRARDLVDEAHLSVPVRVVAGGAERAESVLAGVRGLEAMGARPGDVVLVHDAARPFPPVERFDELASAASPDGALLAVPMGDTVKRADGSGRVAATVDRDGLWRAQTPQAFPLGLLVEALARAVERGLPPTDEAGAVEALGRRPRIVVGDRRNLKITVPEDLEMAQALATKGAAPLGIGHGYDVHRLVEGRPLVLGGVTIPFDKGLLGHSDADVLAHAVGDAVLGACGLGDLGRHFPDTDPRWKGASSLELLSRIAQMASARGYVVQRVDATLVAQRPKVAGYVAEMEATLSRALGLAEGGVTVKATTTEGLGFEGRGEGISAHAVALVGKRPEG from the coding sequence GTGAGCGCGTGGGGGGTGGTGGCGGCCGGGGGCAGCGGCCGCCGCATGGGTTCGGGCGTTCCCAAACAGTTCCTGGCGCTGGCCGGGGCGCCGGTGTTGGTGCACACTCTGCGTGCGCTGGGCCGGTGGCCCGGGTTCGCGGGGCTGTGCGTGGCAGCCCCGGCCGACAGCCTGGACCGGGCCCGGGATCTGGTGGACGAGGCCCACCTGTCCGTGCCGGTTCGGGTCGTGGCGGGGGGCGCCGAGCGGGCCGAGAGCGTGCTCGCGGGGGTGCGCGGGCTCGAGGCCATGGGGGCCCGGCCCGGGGACGTGGTGCTCGTGCACGACGCGGCCCGGCCGTTTCCGCCGGTGGAGCGATTCGACGAGCTGGCCTCTGCCGCCTCGCCGGACGGGGCCCTGTTGGCCGTGCCCATGGGGGACACCGTGAAGCGTGCCGACGGGAGCGGCCGGGTCGCCGCAACCGTGGACCGCGACGGGCTGTGGCGGGCCCAGACCCCCCAGGCGTTTCCCCTGGGGCTCCTGGTGGAGGCGCTGGCCCGGGCCGTGGAACGGGGCCTTCCCCCCACCGACGAGGCGGGCGCGGTCGAGGCCCTGGGCCGGAGGCCGCGGATCGTGGTGGGAGACCGCCGAAACCTGAAGATCACGGTGCCGGAGGATCTGGAGATGGCGCAGGCCCTGGCGACGAAGGGTGCGGCTCCCCTGGGGATCGGCCACGGATACGACGTGCACCGCCTGGTGGAGGGGCGGCCGCTCGTGCTGGGGGGCGTGACGATCCCGTTCGACAAGGGGCTCCTGGGCCATTCCGACGCGGACGTGCTGGCCCACGCCGTGGGGGACGCGGTGCTCGGGGCCTGCGGCCTGGGGGACCTGGGGCGGCACTTTCCCGACACCGATCCCCGGTGGAAAGGGGCGTCGAGCCTCGAGCTGCTCTCGCGCATCGCCCAGATGGCCTCGGCCCGGGGGTATGTGGTCCAGCGGGTGGACGCCACCCTGGTGGCCCAGCGACCCAAGGTGGCCGGGTACGTGGCCGAGATGGAGGCGACCCTGTCCCGGGCCCTGGGCCTTGCCGAGGGCGGGGTCACGGTGAAGGCCACCACCACCGAGGGCCTCGGGTTCGAGGGCCGCGGGGAGGGGATCTCGGCCCACGCCGTGGCGCTAGTGGGGAAAAGGCCGGAAGGCTGA
- a CDS encoding fatty acid--CoA ligase → MSDLTVARTPSAYDYPLLIKHLWHAPLVNTPDQEIVYRDVRRMTYRELRERVGRLASALAGLGVKPGDTVAVMDWDSHRYLECFYAVPMMGAVLHTVNVRLSPEQVLYTINHAEDDVILVHTDFVPVIEAVRDRIERPVKLVLLTDDGSRPESPVEFAAEYEEMVAGADPGYEFPDLDENTRATTFYTTGTTGLPKGVYFSHRQLVLHTLAVTAALASPPVQGRFHRDDVYMPITPMFHVHAWGIPYVALVLGVKQVYPGRYAPDVLIGLIQTEGVTFSHCVPTILHMLLSSPAAEKVDLSGWKVIIGGSALPQGLCRAALARGIDLYTGYGMSETCPVLTLAQLDRDALELPPEEQAAIRCKTGRPIPLVDLKIVDEEMNELPRDGASAGEIVVRAPWLTQGYLKDPANSENLWRGGYLHTGDVAVQGPDGYVKITDRIKDVIKSGGEWISSLDIEDLISKVDGVSECAVIGVPDPKWGERPLALVVPKPGYEEKLGAAEIQEFLKGYADKGVISRYAVPERVVFVDAIAKTSVGKIDKKTLRAQYGQTG, encoded by the coding sequence ATGAGCGATCTCACCGTTGCCCGTACCCCCTCGGCCTACGACTACCCGTTGCTGATCAAGCACCTCTGGCACGCCCCCCTCGTGAACACCCCGGACCAGGAGATCGTGTACCGGGACGTGCGGCGGATGACCTACCGAGAGCTCCGGGAACGGGTGGGCCGGCTGGCCTCGGCGCTGGCCGGCCTGGGGGTGAAGCCGGGGGACACCGTGGCCGTGATGGACTGGGACAGCCACCGGTACCTGGAGTGCTTTTACGCGGTGCCCATGATGGGCGCGGTGCTCCACACCGTGAACGTGCGGCTGTCGCCCGAGCAGGTCCTCTACACGATCAACCACGCCGAAGACGATGTCATCCTGGTGCACACGGACTTCGTGCCGGTGATCGAGGCCGTCCGGGACCGGATCGAGCGGCCCGTGAAGCTTGTGCTGCTGACCGACGACGGATCCCGGCCCGAGAGCCCGGTGGAGTTCGCGGCCGAGTACGAGGAGATGGTGGCCGGCGCCGACCCCGGCTACGAGTTCCCGGACCTGGACGAGAACACCCGGGCCACCACGTTCTACACCACCGGCACCACGGGCCTGCCCAAGGGGGTGTACTTCAGCCACCGCCAACTGGTGCTGCACACCCTGGCGGTCACGGCGGCGCTCGCGAGCCCCCCGGTGCAGGGGCGGTTCCACCGGGACGACGTGTACATGCCCATCACCCCCATGTTCCACGTCCACGCCTGGGGCATCCCCTACGTGGCGCTGGTGCTGGGGGTCAAGCAGGTGTATCCGGGCCGGTACGCCCCGGACGTGCTGATCGGGCTCATCCAGACCGAGGGCGTGACGTTCAGCCACTGCGTGCCCACCATCCTCCACATGCTCCTTTCGAGCCCTGCGGCCGAGAAGGTGGACCTGTCGGGGTGGAAGGTGATCATCGGCGGATCCGCCCTGCCCCAGGGGCTGTGCCGGGCGGCCTTGGCCCGGGGAATCGACCTTTACACCGGCTACGGCATGAGCGAGACCTGCCCGGTGCTCACCCTGGCCCAGTTGGACCGGGACGCCCTGGAGCTGCCCCCCGAGGAGCAGGCCGCGATCCGGTGCAAGACCGGCCGGCCGATCCCGCTCGTGGACCTGAAGATCGTGGACGAGGAGATGAACGAGCTGCCCCGGGACGGGGCGAGCGCCGGCGAGATCGTGGTACGGGCCCCGTGGCTGACCCAGGGCTACCTGAAGGACCCGGCGAACTCGGAGAACCTGTGGCGGGGCGGTTATCTCCACACCGGCGACGTGGCCGTGCAGGGCCCCGACGGCTACGTGAAGATCACCGATCGCATCAAGGACGTGATCAAGTCGGGCGGGGAGTGGATCTCGTCCCTGGACATCGAGGACCTGATCTCCAAGGTCGACGGGGTGAGCGAGTGCGCCGTGATCGGGGTGCCCGACCCCAAATGGGGCGAGCGGCCCCTGGCCCTGGTGGTGCCGAAGCCCGGGTACGAGGAAAAGCTCGGGGCGGCCGAGATCCAGGAGTTCCTGAAGGGGTACGCCGACAAGGGCGTGATCTCCCGCTACGCCGTGCCCGAACGGGTCGTGTTCGTGGACGCCATCGCCAAGACCAGCGTGGGCAAGATCGACAAGAAGACCCTGCGGGCCCAGTACGGCCAGACGGGTTGA
- a CDS encoding mechanosensitive ion channel family protein, whose protein sequence is MSVDALQEALRSLIPLATTYGIQVIGAVFILLVGKVVAGATDNLTQRALRRAKVDPALVGFVGNLVRYGVLTFAVIAALAKFGIQTTSFITVLGAAGLAVGLALQGSLSNFAAGVLILLFRPFTLGDLVETGGVTGVVQHIGILTTTLTTPDNKRIIVPNSQVMGGTIVNYTANDVRRVDLVASIGYADDMAKAKEVLEAMLTEHPMVLEDPAPMVAVGELADSSVNLVVRPWVKTSEYWDAYFDLTRKIKETLDREGISIPFPQRDVHLYRAG, encoded by the coding sequence ATGAGCGTGGACGCCCTGCAGGAAGCCCTCAGGTCCCTCATCCCCCTGGCCACCACTTACGGGATCCAAGTCATCGGGGCCGTGTTCATACTCCTCGTGGGGAAGGTGGTCGCCGGCGCCACGGACAACCTCACCCAAAGGGCGTTGCGGCGGGCCAAGGTGGATCCCGCGCTCGTGGGATTCGTTGGCAACCTGGTGCGCTACGGAGTGCTCACGTTCGCGGTGATCGCGGCCCTGGCCAAATTCGGCATCCAAACCACCTCGTTCATTACCGTGCTCGGTGCCGCTGGGCTGGCCGTAGGGCTGGCGCTTCAGGGAAGCCTGTCGAACTTCGCGGCCGGCGTTCTGATACTCTTGTTTCGTCCGTTCACCCTCGGTGATCTGGTGGAGACCGGCGGGGTAACGGGGGTGGTCCAGCATATCGGCATTCTGACGACCACCTTGACCACTCCGGACAACAAACGAATCATTGTGCCCAACAGTCAGGTAATGGGTGGCACGATCGTCAACTACACGGCGAACGATGTGCGCAGGGTGGATTTGGTGGCCTCGATCGGGTACGCAGACGACATGGCGAAAGCCAAGGAGGTACTGGAGGCCATGCTGACTGAGCACCCCATGGTGCTCGAGGATCCAGCCCCCATGGTGGCGGTCGGGGAGTTGGCGGACTCGTCCGTGAACCTGGTGGTGCGGCCCTGGGTGAAAACGAGCGAGTACTGGGACGCGTACTTCGACCTCACCCGTAAGATCAAGGAGACCCTGGACCGCGAAGGCATCTCCATCCCGTTCCCCCAGCGGGACGTGCATCTTTACCGAGCGGGCTGA
- a CDS encoding TlpA family protein disulfide reductase yields MSEWPRRFRRFLLATGLVCLLAGTAAPAVETCGLACLEARLAELRGKVVLVDFWASWCPPCRWEIPELSRLQKELGPLGFQVLGVSLDARPEPLERFLRKNPVPYPVVRGTAEVKSRYRVVALPTTVVIDRSGRVVSRREGFVEGEVLEAEIRKWLGPKRPTSGP; encoded by the coding sequence ATGTCCGAGTGGCCGCGCCGTTTCCGCCGGTTCCTTCTGGCCACAGGCCTGGTCTGCCTGCTGGCGGGCACCGCGGCCCCGGCCGTGGAAACCTGCGGCCTGGCGTGCCTGGAGGCGCGGTTGGCCGAGCTGCGGGGCAAGGTCGTGCTCGTGGACTTTTGGGCCAGCTGGTGTCCCCCGTGCCGGTGGGAGATCCCCGAACTCTCCCGGCTCCAGAAGGAGCTGGGCCCCCTGGGGTTCCAGGTGCTCGGCGTCAGCCTGGACGCCCGGCCCGAGCCCCTGGAGCGGTTTCTCCGCAAGAACCCCGTGCCTTACCCCGTGGTTCGCGGAACCGCGGAGGTGAAGAGCCGCTACCGGGTCGTGGCCCTGCCCACCACCGTCGTGATCGACCGCAGCGGCCGGGTGGTCAGCCGCCGGGAGGGGTTCGTGGAGGGGGAGGTGCTGGAGGCGGAGATTCGCAAGTGGCTGGGGCCGAAACGACCGACCTCCGGGCCGTGA
- a CDS encoding response regulator: protein MRALVVDDSSTIRDIVGTVLNRSFGLEIVEASNSAEALRQPGPFDLVVTDLVMPEEHGFSLIRELRRRHETRTVPILVISVEVHPDVPEHAVQAGADRFLGKPFRLDQLTAVVREMLDLPPEAGQPPAPR, encoded by the coding sequence TTGAGAGCGCTGGTGGTCGACGACTCGTCCACGATCCGCGACATCGTGGGCACGGTCCTGAACCGGTCCTTCGGCCTAGAGATCGTCGAGGCCTCCAACTCCGCCGAGGCCCTGCGGCAGCCCGGCCCGTTCGATCTGGTGGTGACCGACCTCGTGATGCCGGAAGAGCACGGCTTCTCCCTGATCCGGGAGCTGCGGCGCCGGCACGAGACCCGCACCGTTCCCATCCTGGTGATCTCCGTGGAGGTCCACCCGGACGTCCCGGAGCACGCCGTGCAGGCGGGGGCCGATCGATTCCTCGGAAAGCCGTTCCGGCTCGATCAACTGACGGCCGTGGTTCGGGAGATGCTGGATCTGCCCCCCGAGGCTGGACAACCCCCTGCGCCGCGATAG
- a CDS encoding alpha/beta hydrolase has translation MIQGSLLALSLGVLSLALLLNGCGRWVDSWVYQPRSASAATPASRGVDYEDLTLEAADGVRLHAWWIPGKRDGPAIVFLHGNAGSLSDRVDLIQRFAERLGLPMLSLEYRGYGTSSGRPSQPGLVEDAGCALREARSRVRGPVVFFGRSLGAAVALHAALRYPPDGLVLEGTFTRVEELARLHYPVLSWPFRRRLAGMWDNLAAAARQTVPALFLHGDKDRVVPIGMAWRVYDRYAGPKTFRTVVGAGHDDPAFVGGDAYWEAWEGFLDLLSGAGAEKTAGLKEFRPRVDPEGEMKPPDTDTTHIRKGERP, from the coding sequence ATGATCCAGGGATCGCTGCTTGCCCTTTCGTTGGGGGTGCTGAGCCTGGCGCTGCTCCTGAACGGGTGCGGACGATGGGTGGACAGCTGGGTGTACCAGCCCCGCTCCGCCTCGGCGGCCACGCCCGCGTCCCGGGGGGTGGACTACGAGGACCTGACCCTGGAGGCGGCGGACGGCGTGCGTCTGCACGCCTGGTGGATCCCCGGCAAGCGCGACGGGCCGGCCATCGTCTTCCTGCACGGAAACGCCGGAAGCCTGTCCGACCGGGTGGACCTGATCCAGCGGTTCGCCGAGCGGCTGGGGCTGCCGATGCTCTCCCTGGAGTACCGGGGGTACGGCACCAGCTCGGGGCGCCCCTCCCAGCCCGGGCTGGTGGAGGACGCCGGCTGTGCGCTCCGGGAGGCCCGCAGCCGGGTGCGGGGACCCGTGGTCTTCTTCGGCCGCAGCCTCGGAGCCGCCGTGGCCCTCCACGCCGCCCTGCGGTATCCGCCGGACGGGCTGGTGCTGGAGGGGACCTTCACCCGGGTCGAGGAGCTGGCCCGGCTCCACTACCCGGTTCTGTCCTGGCCGTTTCGCCGCCGGCTGGCCGGCATGTGGGACAATCTGGCCGCGGCCGCCCGCCAAACGGTGCCCGCCCTGTTCCTGCACGGGGACAAGGACCGCGTGGTGCCCATCGGCATGGCGTGGCGGGTGTACGATCGTTACGCAGGCCCCAAGACCTTTCGCACGGTAGTCGGGGCCGGCCACGACGACCCCGCCTTCGTGGGGGGAGATGCTTACTGGGAGGCCTGGGAGGGTTTCCTTGATCTCCTCTCCGGCGCCGGCGCCGAAAAGACGGCGGGGCTCAAGGAATTCCGGCCCCGGGTCGATCCGGAGGGGGAGATGAAGCCGCCCGACACGGACACCACGCACATCCGCAAGGGGGAACGACCTTGA
- a CDS encoding DEAD/DEAH box helicase, with protein MTERWIDPSRILGTLKRRAGSARGVGGRVEGFREHWGPDEAQAKGLVTVAGDAPVEVVLRVTPTRVEGDCPCGSGAWPCVHLLLLAQSWAARPREPGAPPGTWRDWIEDLLGTKRSDAVDRALVHWIEPVPGQGGTGLAVHWRLHRVRFGDLGPGRVVRWERLGEAAAEAGGPGDREVLRRVQGLLAAGAERAGPGVRVGAADVDPLLRSLARAGRVYDQRSRSPLRIDDRPVRVRLRTEGAGAGIRLRAGLEGWEEGSVLVLGDGPPWVLGEGLLRPVAGVQGGAALTRLLDDGVALGEDDIPSLVGAVATDLEDRGIPVDLDGLRSRRLVLDERPRPRLYLEETDGRLWGRLGFRYGDVEIAASNPDPMPRVAVGAQRVFVRRDMDAEFSFTRDLDQAGLRPVEPGLFSAEGEAALAFMTDGVLRLGEGWEVLGAESLVRWRVRAKPVVLRVRVRSGVDWLEVEADAGTEGHGVSLERLVEALRSGARFVRLDDGSYGRIAEALRERGLRGLEDLRLRGGRGRLPIHMGPVLDEVAEAAADVEWEGRGGWARVLQALDAASKAPPPEVPGLRVRLRPYQAQGVRWLVTLGEMGCGAALADDMGLGKTVQALAAVAVDVGRGRPGPNLVVAPTSVVPNWEAEARRFLPGLRVLRHHGADRAQTPQDLLDADLVITSYALLRRDRAMLEQVEWNWVILDEAQAVKNPDTQTARAARALRAKKRAALTGTPLENHLGEIWSLFQFLNPGLLGSQRAFVRRFVQPVVEGDPRASETLRRRIAPFVLRRLKEQVEPELPPKVESVVWCDMDPVQEAFYRSLLDASRRRVLDDIRRRGLEQARFSVLEALLRLRQACCLPELLPGGVGEGIPSAKFDRFQDVVTEILEEGHRVLVFSQFTQVLSRLRGWFREAGVEHLYLDGRTRRREEKVRRFQEDESVRAFLISLKAGGAGLNLTGADYVILFDPWWNPAVEEQATDRVHRIGQTRKVFAYRLVVRGTVEEKILELQARKKELVDDLLRPDRPVALTEDTVWELFGGGPGGEGSWIRPGG; from the coding sequence ATGACCGAACGTTGGATCGATCCGTCCCGGATCCTCGGGACCCTCAAGCGCAGAGCCGGGTCCGCCCGCGGCGTGGGGGGGCGGGTGGAAGGGTTCCGGGAGCACTGGGGGCCGGACGAGGCCCAGGCCAAGGGGCTGGTGACCGTGGCTGGCGACGCGCCGGTGGAGGTCGTCCTCCGGGTCACACCGACCCGGGTGGAAGGGGACTGCCCCTGCGGCTCGGGGGCGTGGCCGTGCGTGCACCTGCTCCTGCTCGCCCAGAGTTGGGCCGCCCGGCCCCGAGAGCCGGGAGCCCCCCCGGGGACCTGGCGTGACTGGATCGAGGATCTGCTCGGAACGAAACGCTCCGACGCCGTGGACCGGGCCCTGGTGCACTGGATCGAGCCGGTGCCGGGCCAGGGGGGCACCGGCCTGGCCGTGCACTGGCGTCTCCATCGGGTGAGGTTCGGGGATCTGGGACCGGGCCGGGTGGTGCGGTGGGAGCGGCTCGGCGAGGCTGCCGCAGAGGCGGGCGGCCCGGGGGACCGGGAGGTGCTGCGTCGCGTGCAGGGGTTGCTGGCGGCCGGGGCCGAGCGGGCCGGGCCGGGCGTGCGGGTGGGCGCTGCGGACGTGGACCCGCTGCTTCGCAGCCTGGCCCGGGCCGGTCGGGTGTACGACCAGAGGTCCCGGTCACCCCTGCGGATCGACGACCGGCCGGTGCGGGTTCGGCTACGAACCGAGGGGGCGGGCGCCGGCATTCGTCTGCGGGCCGGGCTGGAGGGGTGGGAGGAGGGTTCCGTGCTCGTGCTGGGGGACGGCCCGCCGTGGGTGCTGGGGGAGGGGCTACTGCGGCCCGTGGCCGGGGTGCAGGGGGGAGCCGCCCTGACCCGGTTGCTGGACGACGGGGTCGCGTTGGGTGAGGACGACATTCCGTCCCTGGTAGGTGCCGTCGCCACGGATCTGGAGGACCGGGGCATCCCCGTGGACCTCGACGGGTTGCGGTCCCGCCGCCTGGTGCTGGACGAACGGCCCAGGCCCCGGCTGTATCTCGAGGAGACGGACGGCCGCCTCTGGGGCCGGCTCGGGTTCCGGTACGGCGACGTGGAGATCGCAGCCTCGAACCCGGATCCGATGCCCCGGGTCGCCGTGGGAGCTCAGCGGGTGTTCGTCCGCAGGGACATGGACGCGGAGTTCTCCTTCACCCGCGATCTGGACCAGGCCGGCCTGCGGCCGGTGGAGCCGGGCCTGTTCAGCGCGGAGGGGGAGGCGGCCCTCGCCTTCATGACCGATGGGGTGCTCCGGCTGGGAGAGGGCTGGGAGGTGCTGGGGGCGGAGAGCCTGGTGCGTTGGCGGGTTCGGGCCAAGCCGGTGGTGCTCCGGGTGAGGGTCCGGTCCGGCGTGGACTGGCTCGAGGTGGAGGCGGACGCCGGGACCGAGGGGCACGGCGTGTCCCTGGAGCGGCTGGTGGAGGCGCTGCGAAGCGGGGCCCGGTTCGTGCGGCTGGACGACGGTTCCTACGGACGCATCGCGGAGGCCCTCCGGGAGAGGGGGCTGCGGGGCCTGGAGGACCTGCGCCTGCGAGGCGGTCGGGGCCGGCTTCCCATCCACATGGGGCCGGTGCTGGACGAGGTGGCCGAGGCGGCCGCTGACGTGGAGTGGGAGGGTCGGGGCGGTTGGGCCCGGGTGCTCCAGGCGTTGGACGCGGCGTCCAAGGCGCCACCGCCCGAGGTGCCGGGGCTCCGGGTCCGGTTGCGACCGTACCAGGCCCAGGGGGTGCGCTGGCTGGTCACCCTGGGTGAGATGGGCTGCGGTGCGGCCCTGGCGGATGACATGGGTTTGGGGAAGACCGTCCAAGCCCTGGCGGCCGTGGCAGTGGACGTGGGTCGCGGCCGCCCCGGTCCGAACCTGGTGGTGGCGCCGACCTCGGTGGTCCCCAACTGGGAGGCCGAGGCGCGCCGCTTCCTCCCGGGCTTGCGGGTGCTGCGCCACCACGGCGCCGACCGGGCCCAGACCCCGCAAGACCTGCTCGACGCGGACCTCGTGATCACGAGTTACGCGCTGCTGCGGCGGGACCGGGCCATGCTGGAGCAGGTGGAGTGGAACTGGGTGATCCTGGACGAGGCCCAGGCCGTGAAGAACCCGGACACCCAGACGGCCCGGGCTGCCCGGGCCCTGCGGGCGAAGAAGCGGGCCGCCCTCACGGGCACCCCGCTGGAGAACCATCTGGGCGAGATCTGGAGCCTGTTCCAGTTTCTGAACCCCGGCCTTCTGGGAAGCCAGCGGGCCTTTGTCCGGCGGTTCGTCCAGCCGGTGGTGGAGGGAGACCCCCGGGCCTCGGAGACGCTCCGACGCCGCATCGCGCCGTTCGTGCTCCGCCGGCTCAAAGAGCAGGTGGAACCCGAGCTGCCACCGAAGGTGGAGTCGGTGGTGTGGTGCGACATGGATCCGGTGCAGGAGGCGTTCTACCGCAGCCTGCTCGACGCGAGCCGGCGGCGCGTCCTCGACGACATCCGCCGCAGGGGGCTCGAGCAGGCCCGGTTCTCGGTGCTCGAGGCCCTCCTGCGGCTCCGCCAGGCCTGTTGCCTGCCCGAGCTCCTGCCCGGCGGGGTCGGAGAGGGGATCCCTTCCGCAAAGTTTGATCGATTCCAGGATGTTGTGACCGAAATCCTCGAGGAGGGGCACAGGGTCTTGGTGTTCAGCCAGTTCACCCAGGTCCTGTCGCGGCTGCGCGGCTGGTTTCGGGAGGCTGGGGTGGAGCACCTGTACCTCGACGGCCGGACCCGCCGGCGCGAGGAGAAGGTGCGGCGGTTCCAGGAAGACGAGTCCGTGCGGGCGTTCCTGATCAGCCTGAAGGCCGGAGGGGCCGGTTTGAACCTCACCGGCGCCGACTACGTGATCCTGTTCGACCCGTGGTGGAATCCGGCGGTGGAGGAGCAGGCCACCGATCGGGTCCACCGCATCGGCCAGACGCGCAAGGTGTTCGCCTATCGGCTGGTGGTCCGCGGAACCGTGGAGGAGAAGATCCTCGAGCTCCAGGCCCGGAAGAAGGAGCTGGTGGACGACCTGCTCCGGCCCGACAGACCGGTCGCCCTGACCGAGGACACGGTTTGGGAGCTGTTCGGAGGGGGCCCCGGGGGGGAGGGCTCCTGGATTCGGCCAGGCGGCTAG
- a CDS encoding sensor histidine kinase has product MDRSPGSSRSGRWPVSFLTLAWTGLLLVTIPLGVGLVGAGWWADHLARVAARSLEQSSVQGVWSRQLADKLLTLERKARQLVVLGDRELLEDYRSRREELADILGRLERELGRAEDRPRVERIRRIESVVFSRLVAGPLLPGELGGALARFGEAHALARRLGETLHRMVQERARRMRREAGRLRGRLAWLAAAGVPLTLGIAALFAHVLARPVRSLEQEIVRLGQGRFENRVEIRGPRDLVALGERLDWMRCRLQELESEKTRFLAHLSHDLKTPLTAIREGADLLLGGVAGDLAPEQEEVARIVRENSLQLQRQIENLLAFSMGEPRDAREPGEALDLASLVRDVLDDIQPASLSRGLTVDLRGETVRVRGPRRRLRSLVENLVSNAVKFTPDGGRVRVRVRREGDHAVLEVMDSGPGVDPGERERVFEAFYQGRAKGRGPVKGSGLGLAIVREYAQAHGGRVELCDSDLGGAGFRVVLPADEDRPT; this is encoded by the coding sequence ATGGACCGTTCGCCCGGATCTTCCCGGTCGGGCCGCTGGCCCGTTTCGTTCCTGACCCTGGCATGGACCGGGCTGTTGCTCGTCACCATCCCGTTGGGCGTGGGCCTGGTGGGGGCGGGGTGGTGGGCGGACCACCTGGCGCGGGTGGCCGCGCGAAGCCTGGAGCAGAGCTCCGTGCAAGGCGTTTGGAGCCGGCAGCTGGCGGACAAGCTCCTGACCTTGGAGCGAAAGGCCCGCCAGCTGGTGGTGTTGGGCGACCGGGAGCTCCTGGAGGACTACCGCTCCCGACGGGAGGAGCTGGCGGACATCCTCGGCCGGCTCGAGCGAGAGCTGGGCCGCGCCGAGGATCGCCCACGGGTGGAGCGGATCCGGCGGATCGAGTCGGTGGTGTTCTCCCGCCTGGTGGCCGGTCCCCTGCTGCCGGGCGAGCTCGGAGGGGCGCTGGCGCGGTTCGGGGAGGCCCATGCCCTTGCGCGGCGGCTCGGAGAGACCCTGCACCGGATGGTCCAGGAGCGGGCGCGCCGGATGCGTCGGGAGGCGGGCCGGCTGCGGGGCCGTCTGGCGTGGCTGGCGGCGGCGGGCGTGCCGCTGACGCTGGGGATCGCCGCCTTGTTCGCCCACGTGTTGGCGCGGCCGGTCCGCTCCCTGGAGCAGGAGATCGTGCGGCTGGGCCAGGGACGGTTCGAGAACCGGGTGGAGATCCGGGGCCCCCGCGACCTCGTGGCCCTGGGGGAACGCCTGGACTGGATGCGGTGTCGCCTCCAGGAGCTGGAGTCCGAGAAGACCCGGTTCCTCGCCCACCTGTCCCACGACCTGAAGACGCCCCTGACCGCGATCCGGGAGGGCGCGGACCTTCTGTTGGGCGGGGTGGCGGGGGATTTGGCTCCCGAACAGGAGGAGGTGGCCCGGATCGTCCGGGAGAACAGCCTGCAGCTGCAGCGCCAGATCGAGAACCTGCTCGCGTTCAGCATGGGCGAGCCCCGGGACGCCCGGGAGCCCGGCGAGGCCTTGGACCTGGCGTCCCTGGTCCGCGACGTGCTCGACGACATCCAGCCGGCGAGCCTGTCCCGCGGGCTGACGGTGGACCTCAGGGGCGAGACGGTGCGGGTGCGCGGCCCCCGCCGCCGGCTGCGGTCCCTGGTGGAGAACCTGGTTTCCAATGCGGTCAAGTTCACCCCGGACGGGGGGCGGGTTCGGGTTCGGGTGCGCAGGGAGGGGGACCACGCCGTGCTGGAGGTGATGGACTCGGGTCCCGGCGTGGACCCGGGGGAGCGCGAGCGGGTGTTCGAGGCGTTTTACCAAGGACGGGCGAAGGGCAGGGGGCCGGTGAAGGGCAGCGGTCTCGGGCTGGCGATCGTGCGGGAGTACGCACAGGCCCACGGCGGCCGGGTGGAGCTGTGCGACTCGGACCTGGGGGGCGCCGGCTTTCGGGTGGTGCTGCCCGCGGACGAGGACCGGCCCACATGA